In Camarhynchus parvulus chromosome 21, STF_HiC, whole genome shotgun sequence, a genomic segment contains:
- the TMEM88B gene encoding transmembrane protein 88B, with amino-acid sequence MPGQEPEDFGAEILSEKSRMIPGLPPYDMDEQLLPRQPRSPCCCLAWTLLIGTMNSLVFLLNLLLMFVIFTVVLLPTIVVVYFGFQCHSQVLHSSARYCKSILDDNSSSALIILGFVIMSPLLVVAMAIYCSLARRLQLLVCFQPYSLALYKGGRCCRPGEGALCCARGCSRQLKAWV; translated from the exons ATGCCTGGCCAGGAGCCTGAGGACTTTGGAGCAGAAATCCTGTCGGAAAAGTCGCGGATGATCCCTGGGCTCCCCCCGTATGACATGGacgagcagctcctgcccaggcagccccgcagcccctgctgctgcctggcctgGACCCTGCTGATAGGAACCATGAATTCCTTGGTTTTCCTCCTGAATTTGCTCCTGATGTTTGTTATTTTCACCGTCGTGCTGCTTCCTACCATCGTGGTGGTTTACTTTGGCTTCCAGTGCCACTCCCAG GTGCTGCACTCCTCTGCCCGCTACTGCAAGAGCATCCTGGACGAcaacagctcctctgccctCATCATCCTGGGCTTTGTCATCATGTCCCCCCTGCTGGTGGTGGCCATGGCCATCTACTGCAGCCTGGCCCGgcgcctgcagctcctggtgtgcTTCCAGCCCTACAGCCTGGCCCTGTACAAGGGGGGCCGCTGCTGCcgccctggggagggggctctgtgctgtgccaggggctgcagccgcCAGCTCAAGGCCTGGGTGTGA
- the MRPL20 gene encoding 39S ribosomal protein L20, mitochondrial, producing MVVLSAARWLRSRLSDRFWRVQEVLKYARHFRGRKNRCYKLAVRSVRRAFVKSTKARREKKRFLRALWITRIEAASLEHGLKYPAFISNLAKSQVELNRKVLADLAIYEPKTFKSLAALAQRRRQEGFLAALGDGKEPEGIFSRIVRHHY from the exons ATGGTGGTGCTGAGCGCGGCGCGCTGGCTGCGCAGCCGCCTCTCGGATCGCTTCTGGAGGGTGCAGGAGGTGCTCAAGTACGCGCGG cattttcgTGGCAGGAAGAACCGCTGCTACAAGCTGGCAGTGAGGAGCGTCCGCAGGGCTTTCGTGAAGTCCACCAAGGccaggagggagaagaaaagattCCTCAGAGCG CTCTGGATCACAAGGATTGAAGCAGCTTCCCTTGAACATGGTTTGAAGTACCCAGCCTTCATAAGCAACCTGGCCAAG TCCCAGGTGGAGCTGAACAGGAAAGTTCTGGCTGACTTGGCTATTTATGAGCCAAAGACATTCAAATCCCTGGCAGCTTTAGCCCAGAGGAGGAGACAGGAAGGgttcctggctgccctgggagatGGAAAAGAACCAGAGGGGATATTTTCACGAATTGTGCGTCACCACTATTGA
- the CCNL2 gene encoding cyclin-L2 isoform X1, producing the protein MAAAAAGGGPAGPQAAGAAPAPVPGPGAVLIGDRLYSGVLITLENCLLPEHTLRFTPSMSSGLDPDTETELRVTGCELIQAAGILLRLPQVAMATGQVLFQRFFYTKSFVKHSMEHVSMACVHLASKIEEAPRRIRDVINVFHRLRHLREKKKPVPLILDQEYVNLKNQIIKAERRVLKELGFCVHVKHPHKIIVMYLQVLECERNQHLVQTSWNYMNDSLRTDVFVRFQPESIACACIYLAARTLEIPLPNRPHWFLLFGATEEEIQEICLKILQLYTRKKVDLSDLESKIEKKKLAIEEAKAQAKGLVPEGVPSLDNTSGFSPIPKNESPKEVKGNKPSPLPVQAMKNAKRKTEGTKRTSSNSPVNGVQKGRESRSRSGSRDQSYSRSPSRSASPKHRKSESYSTSSGSKSQSRSRSRSDSPPRQFNHSSAYKGSKGRGYKKSKDYSKYQGGHKGRRSRSRSSSRSRSRSRERPEHTGKYKKKGQGHYYRNHRHERARSYERGHRYERDRDRERDREHPGHSRHRR; encoded by the exons atggcggcggcggcggcaggcgGCGGCCCTGCGGGTCCTCAGGCGGCCGGCGCGGCTCCCGCCCCGGTACCGGGTCCCGGCGCGGTGCTGATCGGCGACCGGCTGTATTCGGGCGTGCTGATTACCCTGGAGAACTGCCTGCTACCCGAGCACACGCTGCGCTTCACGCCGTCCATGAGCAGCGGCCTAGACCCCGACACCGAGACCGAGCTGCGCGTCACCGGCTGCGAGCTCATCCAGGCGGCCGGGATCCTGCTGCGGCTGCCGCAG GTGGCTATGGCTACAGGACAAGTGTTATTCCAGCGTTTCTTTTATACCAAGTCTTTTGTGAAGCATTCCATGGAG CATGTTTCCATGGCCTGTGTCCATCTGGCATCCAAAATTGAGGAAGCCCCCAGACGCATTCGGGATGTGATCAATGTGTTCCATCGCCTCAGACACCTGAGGGAGAAAAA AAAACCTGTGCCTCTAATATTGGATCAAGAATATGTGAACTTGAAGAATCAAATAATTAAGGCAGAAAGAAGAGTGTTGAAGGAGTTGGGATTTTGTGTTCACGTGAAGCACCCTCATAAG ATAATCGTTATGTACCTTCAGGTATTAGAATGTGAACGTAACCAACACCTGGTCCAGACCTCATG GAACTACATGAACGACAGCCTGAGAACAGATGTGTTTGTGAGGTTCCAGCCAGAGAGCATTGCCTGTGCCTGCATTTACCTGGCAGCCAGGACACTGGAG ATCCCTCTTCCAAATCGCCCACATTGGTTTTTACTGTTTGGAGcaacagaggaagaaattcaAGAGATCTGCTTAAAAATCTTGCAGCTCTACACAAGGAAAAAG GTGGATTTATCTGATCTGGaaagtaaaatagaaaagaagaaattggcTATTGAAGAGGCAAAAGCACAAGCTAAAGGTCTGGTACCTGAGGGAGTTCCAAGCTTGGATAACACATCGGGATTTTCCCCTATCCCAAAAAATG AGTCTCCAAAAGAGGTGAAAGGAAATAAACCTTCACCCCTACCTGTGCAGGCCATGAAGAATGCTAAAAGGAAAACGGAGGGAACCAAGAGAACCAGCTCCAACAGCCCAGTAAATGG TGtccagaaaggaagagagagcagGAGTCGAAGTGGAAGCAGAGATCAGAGTTACTCAAGGTCCCCATCGAGGTCTGCATCCCCCAAGCACAG GAAGAGCGAGAGCTACTCCACGTCCAGCGGCTCCAAGTCCCAGAGCCGCTCGCGGAGCCGCAGCGATTCCCCCCCGAGGCAGTTCAACCACAGCTCTGCCTACAAGGGCTCCAAGGGCCGCGGCTACAAGAAATCCAAGGACTACAGCAAGTACCAGGGGGGGCACAAGGGCCGCAGGTCCCGCTCCAGGAGCTCGTCCCGCTCCCGCAGCCGCTCCCGCGAGCGCCCCGAGCACACGGGCAAGTACAAGaagaagggacagggacactaCTACCGCAACCACCGGCACGAGAGAGCCCGCTCCTATGAGAGAGGGCACCGCTAcgagagggacagggacagagagagggacagagagcaCCCCGGGCACAGCCGGCACCGCCGGTGA
- the CCNL2 gene encoding cyclin-L2 isoform X2, which produces MNDSLRTDVFVRFQPESIACACIYLAARTLEIPLPNRPHWFLLFGATEEEIQEICLKILQLYTRKKVDLSDLESKIEKKKLAIEEAKAQAKGLVPEGVPSLDNTSGFSPIPKNESPKEVKGNKPSPLPVQAMKNAKRKTEGTKRTSSNSPVNGVQKGRESRSRSGSRDQSYSRSPSRSASPKHRKSESYSTSSGSKSQSRSRSRSDSPPRQFNHSSAYKGSKGRGYKKSKDYSKYQGGHKGRRSRSRSSSRSRSRSRERPEHTGKYKKKGQGHYYRNHRHERARSYERGHRYERDRDRERDREHPGHSRHRR; this is translated from the exons ATGAACGACAGCCTGAGAACAGATGTGTTTGTGAGGTTCCAGCCAGAGAGCATTGCCTGTGCCTGCATTTACCTGGCAGCCAGGACACTGGAG ATCCCTCTTCCAAATCGCCCACATTGGTTTTTACTGTTTGGAGcaacagaggaagaaattcaAGAGATCTGCTTAAAAATCTTGCAGCTCTACACAAGGAAAAAG GTGGATTTATCTGATCTGGaaagtaaaatagaaaagaagaaattggcTATTGAAGAGGCAAAAGCACAAGCTAAAGGTCTGGTACCTGAGGGAGTTCCAAGCTTGGATAACACATCGGGATTTTCCCCTATCCCAAAAAATG AGTCTCCAAAAGAGGTGAAAGGAAATAAACCTTCACCCCTACCTGTGCAGGCCATGAAGAATGCTAAAAGGAAAACGGAGGGAACCAAGAGAACCAGCTCCAACAGCCCAGTAAATGG TGtccagaaaggaagagagagcagGAGTCGAAGTGGAAGCAGAGATCAGAGTTACTCAAGGTCCCCATCGAGGTCTGCATCCCCCAAGCACAG GAAGAGCGAGAGCTACTCCACGTCCAGCGGCTCCAAGTCCCAGAGCCGCTCGCGGAGCCGCAGCGATTCCCCCCCGAGGCAGTTCAACCACAGCTCTGCCTACAAGGGCTCCAAGGGCCGCGGCTACAAGAAATCCAAGGACTACAGCAAGTACCAGGGGGGGCACAAGGGCCGCAGGTCCCGCTCCAGGAGCTCGTCCCGCTCCCGCAGCCGCTCCCGCGAGCGCCCCGAGCACACGGGCAAGTACAAGaagaagggacagggacactaCTACCGCAACCACCGGCACGAGAGAGCCCGCTCCTATGAGAGAGGGCACCGCTAcgagagggacagggacagagagagggacagagagcaCCCCGGGCACAGCCGGCACCGCCGGTGA
- the LOC115912324 gene encoding uncharacterized protein LOC115912324, with protein MAQPRCRSVLITGCSRGIGLGLVRGLAAASPSPDLVFATCRYPEKAQELQQLSKQYSNIKLLQLDVVCENSIKKVVKEVEEIVGDKGLNCLINNAGINVLASLEEVTAETMLTIYETNTVAQLMVTKAFLPLLRKAAQLGTGMGCHRAAIINMSSLAASMQLVQANEMFLKVYPYRIAKTALNMITRCLAADLKSDGILCISLHPGWLQTDMGGNMAPMQVQEAIPGILSVLERLGEKENGSFLDWQGETLPW; from the exons ATggcccagccccgctgccgCTCCGTGCTCATCACCGGCTGCAGCCGCGGCATCGGGCTGGGACTGGTGCGGGGGCTCGCAGCCGCCAGCCCCTCCCCGGATTTGGTCTTTGCGACCTGCCGGTACCCCGAGAAGGCGCAG GAACTGCAGCAGCTTAGCAAGCAATACAGCAACATCAAGCTCCTGCAACTGG ATGTGGTCTGTGAGAACAGCATCAAGAAAGTGGTGAAGGAAGTGGAAGAAATTGTGGGAGACAAAGGGCTGAACTGCCTGATCAACAACGCTGGCATCAACGTGCTGGCCTCGCTGGAGGAGGTCACGGCAGAGACCATGCTCACCATTTATGAAACCAACACCGTCGCCCAGCTGATGGTCACCAAG GCGTTCCTCCcgctgctgaggaaggcagcacagctgggcaccgGCATGGGCTGTCACAGAGCTGCCATCATCAACATGtcctccctggctgcctccATGCAGCTCGTCCAGGCCAACGAGATGTTCCTCAAGGTCTATCCCTACAGGATAGCAAAG ACTGCCCTGAACATGATCACGCGGTGTCTCGCTGCAGACCTGAAATCAGACGGAATTCTCTGCATCTCCTTGCACCCAGGCTGGCTTCAAACAGACATGGGTGGGAACATG GCTCCCATGCAGGTGCAGGAGGCCATCCCAGGTATTCTCTCTGTTCTGGAACGTCTTggtgagaaagaaaatggtTCTTTCCTGGACTGGCAAGGGGAAACTCTGCCATGGTAG
- the AURKAIP1 gene encoding aurora kinase A-interacting protein: MLISRLSSQLLKASRIAGHLLPRSVSSFLCCRSLCARYSTQPQNPSGAQPQQWHTLDPELEEILIPRKLSISPLESWLTVRYSLPKAQQEASHERPQPVECPPAAGTGQVEEGEGALGDKVQCRNVLKIRRRKMNRHKYRKLLKRRKFIRRRIKEGRKKKRQIKFEKDLERIWKKAGLKSAPAGWQTPKIYLRSSKR; the protein is encoded by the exons atgttaaTATCACGGCTGAGTTCCCAGTTACTGAAGGCTTCGAGAATTGCAG GCCACCTCCTGCCTAGGTCTGTGTCCTCGTTCCTGTGCTGCCGCTCCCTGTGCGCCCGCTACAGcacccagccccaaaaccccagcggggcccagccccagcagtggcacACGCTGGACCCCGAGCTGGAGGAGATCCTCATCCCCAGGAAACTCTCCATCAGCCCCTTGGAGAGCTGGCTCACCGTCAGGTACTCCCTCCCCAAAGCTCAGCAAGAAGCCAGCCATGAGCGCCCACAGCCCGTGGAGTGtccccctgctgctggcacggGGCAggtggaggaaggagagggagctCTGGGTGACAAAGTGCAGTGCAGGAACGTGCTGAAGATCCGCAGGAGGAAAATGAACAGGCACAAGTACAGGAAGCTGCTCAAGAGGAGGAAGTTCATCCGCAGGAGGATAAAGGAGGGGCGCAAGAAGAAGCGGCAG aTCAAATTTGAGAAAGACTTGGAGCGCATCTGGAAAAAAGCTGGCTTGAAAAGtgctcctgcaggctggcaAACCCCCAAGATCTACCTGAGGAGTTCCAAGcgataa